One genomic segment of Spirochaetales bacterium includes these proteins:
- the rsxC gene encoding electron transport complex subunit RsxC yields MSELKTFQAGGIHPSEYKQYTQKIPIKNAHVPSTAIIPMLQHMGKTAECLVRPGDILREGMPIGKATGYFSAPVHSSIPGTVRDITEVYLPTGVRSKAVVADLSGEFDRSGKDVAKRSWETLSGEELINIIAENGIVGLGGATFPAHIKYTVKRNVKLDYFVVNGVECEPFLTADHRLMLEKTEEIIEGIRIIEKILSPGKVVIGIEENKPDAVETVGRAVAESRLEYEVVTLRTRYPQGDEKQLLQAITGKEVPSGGLPLDIGAVVSNVGTVFAVYEAVVYRKPLIERIVTVTGSVIKNPANFKVRIGTKIGELIEECGGFTGNPAKIIAGGPMMGFALYDLDTPVTKGVSGIVALSKKELKNRSETSCIQCGRCIRACPLSLNPTYLFKLIEHGMYKDAQAEGLMDCKECGCCGYTCPAHLPLVQGMKLGKLMLRKKAQ; encoded by the coding sequence ATGAGTGAGCTAAAAACCTTTCAGGCGGGAGGGATACATCCTTCAGAATACAAACAGTATACGCAGAAAATACCGATCAAGAATGCCCACGTTCCGTCGACCGCGATTATTCCCATGTTGCAGCATATGGGGAAAACGGCCGAATGTCTGGTACGGCCTGGTGATATTCTCAGGGAAGGGATGCCGATCGGCAAGGCGACCGGATATTTTTCCGCACCCGTTCATTCTTCCATTCCCGGTACCGTAAGGGATATAACCGAGGTCTATCTTCCGACCGGTGTCAGAAGCAAGGCGGTGGTTGCGGATCTTTCAGGGGAATTCGACCGTTCGGGCAAGGATGTGGCCAAAAGATCGTGGGAGACCCTTTCAGGTGAAGAGCTAATCAATATAATAGCGGAGAATGGGATTGTCGGACTCGGCGGCGCCACATTTCCCGCCCATATCAAATACACCGTCAAGCGGAACGTGAAACTCGATTACTTTGTGGTCAATGGCGTGGAATGCGAGCCGTTCCTTACCGCAGATCATAGGCTCATGCTCGAGAAAACGGAAGAAATCATCGAAGGAATCCGCATTATTGAAAAAATTCTTTCTCCCGGCAAGGTCGTTATCGGTATAGAAGAAAACAAACCGGATGCGGTCGAGACGGTCGGCCGGGCAGTCGCGGAGTCGCGGCTCGAATACGAGGTCGTGACGCTCAGGACACGGTATCCGCAGGGTGATGAAAAACAACTGCTTCAGGCGATAACGGGAAAAGAGGTCCCTTCAGGCGGCCTGCCGCTTGATATCGGGGCGGTCGTATCGAATGTAGGCACTGTTTTCGCCGTATACGAAGCCGTCGTCTATCGAAAACCGCTTATCGAGAGAATTGTCACGGTAACCGGATCGGTGATTAAAAACCCGGCGAATTTCAAGGTGAGAATCGGAACAAAAATCGGCGAGCTTATCGAGGAATGCGGCGGTTTTACCGGCAATCCGGCCAAAATCATTGCCGGCGGACCGATGATGGGTTTTGCGCTCTACGACCTGGATACGCCGGTGACCAAAGGCGTTTCAGGCATTGTCGCGCTTTCAAAAAAGGAGTTGAAAAACCGCAGTGAAACTTCCTGTATCCAGTGCGGACGATGTATCCGCGCCTGCCCTCTCTCCCTCAACCCGACATACCTTTTCAAACTCATCGAACACGGTATGTACAAAGACGCACAGGCGGAAGGACTTATGGATTGCAAGGAATGCGGCTGTTGCGGGTACACCTGTCCCGCCCATCTTCCTCTTGTGCAGGGGATGAAACTGGGGAAACTCATGCTGAGGAAAAAGGCACAGTAA
- a CDS encoding electron transport complex subunit E, with protein sequence MIKEFTKGIIRENPLFIIVLGLCPALAVSTQVVNALGMGAGVIFVLLGSNICVSLLKDFIPEKVRIPSYIVIIASFVTIVELVMKAFTPGLYKNLGIFVSLIVVNCIILGRAEAFASKNPLLHSVLDALGMGIGFTLGLLLIAVIREIFGSGTITLFPIQAIGFDGTVKLGWLNEYPGKVWSYAAGALLVMGYLKAFFNWLQTRRRIPRESKGEVAHAPESEVKQVS encoded by the coding sequence ATGATCAAGGAGTTTACCAAGGGTATTATCAGGGAAAATCCGCTTTTTATCATTGTTCTGGGACTTTGTCCGGCCCTGGCCGTCTCGACCCAGGTGGTGAATGCCCTCGGTATGGGGGCAGGGGTTATCTTTGTGCTTCTGGGATCGAATATCTGTGTTTCGCTTTTAAAGGATTTTATCCCGGAAAAGGTGCGCATCCCGTCTTATATCGTGATTATCGCGTCATTTGTTACCATTGTCGAGCTGGTCATGAAAGCCTTCACTCCCGGTCTCTACAAGAATCTGGGAATATTCGTTTCCCTTATCGTCGTCAACTGTATCATTCTGGGCCGCGCCGAGGCCTTCGCGAGTAAAAACCCGCTGCTGCACTCGGTCCTGGACGCCCTGGGTATGGGAATCGGTTTTACCCTCGGCCTTCTTCTCATCGCGGTTATCCGCGAGATTTTCGGTTCGGGGACGATTACCCTCTTCCCCATACAGGCGATCGGGTTCGACGGTACCGTGAAGCTGGGGTGGCTGAATGAGTATCCTGGAAAGGTATGGTCTTATGCCGCGGGTGCCCTGCTCGTGATGGGGTACCTCAAGGCTTTTTTCAACTGGCTTCAGACCAGGCGACGGATACCCCGTGAATCCAAGGGTGAAGTCGCGCACGCCCCTGAAAGCGAGGTGAAGCAGGTATCATGA
- the rsxA gene encoding electron transport complex subunit RsxA, which produces MTYIGILITFVLIENFILTKFLGLCPFIGVSKKMDSAIGMGFAVIFVMSIASLVTWLVWNLLLVKLELNFLKTVTFILVIAALVQFVEMVIQKISPPLYKALGIYLPLITTNCAVLGVALIAVVDKKMNAIESFFAGFSAGAGFLLAILLMSSLREKYETEWIPKPFRGIPIAFVTAGLMALAFMAFDKALLKNLLGGG; this is translated from the coding sequence ATGACATACATCGGAATTCTCATTACCTTTGTCCTTATTGAAAACTTCATTCTCACCAAATTTCTGGGGCTCTGTCCCTTTATCGGGGTATCGAAAAAGATGGATTCGGCCATCGGTATGGGATTCGCCGTCATTTTCGTCATGTCGATCGCTTCGCTCGTGACCTGGCTGGTATGGAATCTTCTCCTCGTAAAACTGGAACTCAATTTTTTGAAAACAGTCACCTTTATCCTCGTGATCGCGGCACTCGTGCAGTTTGTCGAGATGGTGATACAGAAAATTTCACCGCCGCTTTACAAGGCACTCGGTATCTACCTACCCCTTATCACGACTAACTGCGCGGTACTGGGTGTCGCGCTGATAGCGGTGGTCGATAAAAAAATGAATGCGATTGAAAGTTTTTTTGCCGGATTTTCCGCCGGGGCCGGTTTCCTGCTTGCTATCCTGCTTATGTCCTCGTTACGGGAAAAATACGAAACGGAATGGATCCCCAAACCGTTCAGGGGTATCCCGATCGCCTTTGTCACCGCTGGACTTATGGCATTGGCCTTTATGGCCTTCGACAAGGCGCTGCTGAAAAATCTGTTGGGCGGGGGATGA
- a CDS encoding FMN-binding protein, whose amino-acid sequence MKVSVSEIAVIGLKLFIICAASAVILSLLNTLTAPRIEKNRIEQQKEALEYLVTTGGIGEKHTVDDETVTSVYTITQGSDVTGYVLELRGYGYGDPMTLLALYATDGELKGAKLMENTETPGLGKKAESDEYMKKFIGKGGTVGPPIPTTIELLKAQTGASGATAYSEVAVTSVNDVLLKVFEWFFGKPKTGASDSVTGATITFQGVSRALAGGSDYVKEKLGGGK is encoded by the coding sequence ATGAAGGTTTCCGTGTCCGAGATTGCCGTTATCGGCCTCAAGCTTTTCATCATCTGTGCCGCCTCGGCGGTTATTTTAAGCCTGCTCAATACCCTCACCGCACCCCGCATCGAGAAAAACAGGATAGAGCAGCAAAAAGAAGCGCTGGAGTACCTCGTGACAACAGGGGGCATCGGGGAAAAACATACGGTCGACGATGAGACGGTGACTTCGGTGTATACGATTACGCAAGGATCGGATGTGACCGGGTATGTTCTCGAACTCCGCGGATACGGTTACGGTGATCCCATGACGCTGCTCGCGCTGTATGCGACGGACGGGGAATTGAAGGGCGCCAAACTCATGGAGAATACGGAAACGCCCGGTCTGGGGAAAAAGGCCGAATCGGATGAATACATGAAAAAGTTCATCGGCAAGGGCGGTACCGTGGGGCCGCCGATTCCCACCACCATCGAGCTTCTTAAAGCACAGACGGGGGCGTCCGGGGCAACGGCGTATTCGGAGGTCGCAGTAACGTCGGTCAACGATGTATTACTGAAAGTTTTCGAATGGTTTTTCGGAAAACCAAAAACGGGCGCTTCCGATTCGGTAACCGGCGCAACGATCACCTTTCAGGGTGTTTCACGGGCACTCGCCGGGGGATCGGATTACGTAAAGGAAAAGCTGGGAGGAGGGAAATGA
- a CDS encoding RnfABCDGE type electron transport complex subunit D, protein MDHPNQLRITSSPHIHEGDSTARIMWSVVLCLVPAGAWGVYNFGPGALAVILVSIAAAVLTELVVGAVRKNITVFDGSAFLTGLLVGYNMPPSVPGFIPVAASVFAIAVVKHTFGGLGRNWMNPALAGRVFAMFCWTEEMTGWSAPLSAMDAATGVTPVAASDAVTSATPLARGAADFLQHGSYLDLFLGRISGCIGEVSALLLLAGTIYLFIRKIITWEIPAAYIGTFTLLVWIFGGIPAGSRLFQGDVLFHFLSGGLILGAFYMATDMVTSPVTRKGMLVFGAGCGFFTFVIRIFGGFPEGVSLAIIIMNIFVPLINRLTKPVKFGYVKEETK, encoded by the coding sequence ATGGACCATCCGAATCAATTGCGCATAACGTCTTCCCCCCATATTCATGAGGGCGATTCGACGGCACGAATCATGTGGAGTGTCGTCTTGTGTCTCGTCCCCGCCGGAGCATGGGGCGTTTATAATTTCGGTCCGGGGGCCCTGGCGGTTATCCTGGTGTCGATCGCAGCGGCGGTGCTTACCGAACTCGTCGTCGGGGCGGTGAGAAAAAACATTACGGTGTTCGACGGCAGCGCATTTCTCACCGGGCTGCTGGTCGGGTATAACATGCCGCCGTCGGTGCCGGGATTCATTCCCGTCGCCGCTTCCGTCTTCGCCATTGCTGTCGTCAAACACACCTTTGGCGGTTTGGGCAGGAATTGGATGAACCCGGCGCTCGCCGGCCGCGTCTTCGCCATGTTCTGCTGGACGGAGGAAATGACCGGGTGGTCGGCCCCCCTGTCGGCGATGGATGCGGCGACGGGTGTCACCCCCGTCGCCGCTTCCGACGCGGTGACAAGCGCGACCCCCCTCGCCCGGGGTGCCGCTGATTTTCTTCAACACGGCAGCTACCTCGATCTCTTTCTGGGAAGAATATCAGGGTGTATCGGGGAGGTGTCGGCCCTGCTTCTCCTCGCGGGGACGATATATCTGTTTATACGAAAAATCATCACGTGGGAGATTCCCGCCGCTTATATCGGGACGTTTACCCTCCTTGTATGGATCTTCGGGGGTATACCGGCGGGCAGCCGACTTTTTCAGGGAGATGTCCTTTTTCATTTTTTAAGCGGCGGACTCATTCTCGGCGCGTTCTACATGGCAACTGATATGGTGACGAGTCCGGTAACCCGGAAGGGGATGCTTGTGTTCGGGGCGGGATGCGGTTTTTTCACATTTGTCATCAGGATCTTCGGGGGATTCCCCGAAGGGGTATCGCTTGCCATTATCATCATGAATATTTTCGTTCCGTTGATCAACCGGCTGACAAAACCGGTCAAATTCGGTTATGTGAAGGAAGAAACGAAATGA